One region of Pyramidobacter sp. YE332 genomic DNA includes:
- a CDS encoding Smr/MutS family protein, with product MKINEEARQSLEIDDVLELLAAGARSELGRAALVRIEPAADMKSLISRQNLLAAYLSFTESGGNFPWNEAVQVVSAALDEARHTGLLLGEELLKVRVLLTLAMAVKECAQAAKEKFPALVWFCDRIREFSDELERLSVLNSDGSLADGASPKLREIRAELDQKRREARAVGNGFLNGPFSGMLQERVLSIRSGRFAVLVKQAFINRFPGIVTDKSASGNSVYMEPHALVVSNNRIAALLEQQRQEERRIFGELTKMLLDRRNAVNEAETALAQLDLFYCMDDLIHFKRWRMPELVKRSEFCFYDVRHPLLGERAVPIDVSCGRDFRALVVTGPNTGGKTVALKTCALAVYLAWCGLPVPAGDGSSVGSISAIYADIGDEQSIEQSLSTFSSHLKRIVSMLENADADSLALLDELGAGTDPQEGAALGIAVLEEFLRRKTLVLATTHHNPIKRFATTTPGVEAACVDFDMKTLSPTYHLLVGIPGQSNALAIAQRYGMPPGIVKRAEECLNSDELNVERLIGQLQEKRLAVEKLSRELAQEKQRLDAERKKLQQSRSETERKRDEMILKAERESQKVLDDAEAKARSLLKSLQGAARSAGHREMARQKSQIDKTRDTSAVRQNAIEERRTSPAPRLAVGSPVKLNDSSVKGEIVAIDGKNAEVQAGAMRITVPLAKLTPTSAPQARQSADEIAIVRRPEGVPSSIMVRGMLADEAVPLVERYLDQAMRAGYGEVAVIHGRGEGILRKLVHQLCARLPYVSEYRLGDHSEGGWGVTIVKFR from the coding sequence GTGAAAATCAACGAAGAGGCGCGGCAGTCGCTCGAGATCGACGACGTCCTCGAGCTCCTTGCCGCGGGCGCGAGGAGCGAACTGGGACGCGCGGCTCTCGTCCGGATAGAGCCTGCCGCCGACATGAAAAGTCTGATAAGCCGCCAGAATCTGCTGGCGGCTTATTTGAGCTTTACGGAAAGCGGCGGGAACTTCCCGTGGAACGAGGCGGTGCAGGTCGTCTCCGCAGCGCTGGACGAGGCGCGCCATACGGGGCTGCTGCTGGGGGAGGAACTGCTAAAGGTCCGCGTTCTGCTGACGCTGGCCATGGCCGTCAAGGAATGCGCGCAGGCGGCGAAAGAGAAGTTCCCGGCGCTGGTCTGGTTTTGTGACCGCATCCGCGAATTTTCGGACGAGCTCGAACGGCTTTCGGTCTTGAACAGCGACGGCTCGCTGGCCGACGGCGCCTCGCCCAAACTGCGCGAGATCCGCGCCGAACTGGACCAGAAACGGCGCGAAGCGCGCGCCGTGGGCAACGGCTTTCTGAACGGTCCTTTCAGCGGCATGCTCCAGGAACGCGTGCTTTCGATACGCAGCGGCCGCTTCGCCGTGTTGGTGAAGCAGGCTTTCATCAACCGCTTCCCCGGCATCGTCACCGACAAGTCGGCGTCGGGCAATTCGGTCTACATGGAACCGCACGCTCTGGTCGTCTCCAACAACCGCATCGCGGCGCTGCTGGAGCAGCAGCGCCAGGAAGAGCGCCGCATCTTCGGCGAGCTGACGAAGATGCTCCTCGACCGCCGGAACGCCGTGAACGAAGCGGAAACGGCGCTGGCGCAGCTCGACCTGTTCTATTGCATGGACGACCTGATCCATTTCAAACGCTGGCGCATGCCCGAACTGGTCAAACGTTCCGAGTTCTGCTTTTACGACGTGCGCCACCCGCTGCTGGGCGAGCGCGCCGTCCCCATCGACGTCTCCTGCGGCCGGGATTTCCGGGCGCTCGTTGTCACCGGCCCCAACACCGGCGGCAAGACCGTGGCGTTGAAAACGTGCGCTCTGGCCGTGTATCTGGCCTGGTGCGGCCTGCCCGTGCCGGCCGGCGACGGTTCCAGCGTCGGCAGCATCTCCGCGATTTACGCCGATATCGGCGACGAGCAGAGTATCGAACAGAGCCTTTCGACCTTCAGTTCCCATCTGAAACGCATCGTTTCGATGCTCGAAAACGCCGACGCCGATTCGCTGGCGCTGCTCGACGAACTGGGAGCCGGCACCGATCCGCAGGAAGGCGCGGCCCTGGGCATCGCCGTGCTGGAGGAGTTCTTGCGCCGCAAGACTCTCGTGCTGGCGACGACCCATCACAATCCGATCAAGCGCTTCGCGACCACCACCCCCGGCGTGGAAGCGGCCTGCGTCGATTTCGACATGAAGACCCTCAGCCCCACGTATCATCTGCTCGTCGGCATCCCCGGCCAGAGCAACGCCCTGGCGATCGCCCAACGCTACGGCATGCCGCCCGGCATCGTCAAGCGGGCCGAAGAGTGTCTGAATTCCGACGAGCTGAACGTCGAGCGCCTGATCGGCCAGCTGCAGGAAAAACGCCTGGCCGTCGAGAAGCTCTCGCGCGAACTGGCGCAGGAAAAACAGCGGCTCGACGCCGAAAGGAAAAAACTTCAGCAGAGCCGTTCCGAGACCGAACGGAAACGGGACGAAATGATCCTGAAGGCGGAGCGCGAATCGCAGAAAGTCCTCGACGACGCCGAGGCGAAAGCCCGTTCGCTGCTCAAATCGCTGCAGGGCGCGGCGCGCTCGGCCGGACACCGCGAGATGGCCCGGCAGAAGTCGCAGATCGACAAGACCCGCGATACCTCGGCCGTGCGCCAGAATGCCATCGAAGAGCGGCGCACGTCCCCTGCGCCCCGGCTGGCGGTCGGCTCGCCCGTGAAGCTGAACGACAGCAGCGTCAAGGGCGAGATCGTGGCCATCGACGGCAAGAACGCCGAAGTGCAGGCCGGCGCCATGCGCATCACCGTGCCGCTGGCGAAGTTGACGCCGACATCCGCGCCCCAGGCGCGGCAGAGCGCGGACGAGATCGCCATCGTGCGCCGTCCCGAAGGCGTGCCCAGTTCCATCATGGTGCGCGGCATGCTGGCCGACGAAGCCGTTCCGCTGGTGGAGCGCTATCTCGATCAGGCCATGCGTGCCGGGTACGGCGAAGTCGCCGTCATCCACGGCCGCGGCGAAGGCATCCTGCGCAAGCTCGTGCATCAGCTCTGCGCCCGTTTGCCCTACGTCTCCGAGTACCGCCTCGGCGACCACTCCGAAGGCGGCTGGGGCGTGACCATCGTGAAGTTCCGCTGA
- a CDS encoding CvpA family protein, whose product MTLVDGFDLCMLLIVVFFAVKGIFRGFSGEIFSLAGIIGGVYFGFKYADPVDAALRNFFGLLNASVSRMIAIALVFFAVCIVCALVGKLFRALLSMASLSALDRLCGFLVGGVKGAAIVILVVVTLQHAERFLPGVELRNSRTVLLVNAVLPDIKNSLDAFFPKQIV is encoded by the coding sequence ATGACCCTTGTGGACGGATTCGACCTTTGCATGCTGCTGATCGTGGTCTTTTTCGCCGTCAAGGGGATTTTCCGCGGTTTTTCCGGCGAGATCTTTTCCCTGGCCGGCATCATCGGCGGCGTTTATTTCGGCTTCAAATACGCCGATCCGGTGGACGCCGCGCTCAGGAATTTTTTCGGCTTGCTCAACGCTTCGGTGAGCCGGATGATCGCGATCGCGCTTGTTTTCTTTGCCGTTTGCATCGTCTGCGCGCTGGTCGGCAAGCTCTTCCGCGCGCTGCTGTCGATGGCGTCGCTGTCGGCGCTGGATCGTCTGTGCGGTTTTCTGGTCGGCGGCGTCAAGGGCGCGGCGATCGTGATCCTCGTCGTCGTGACGCTGCAGCATGCCGAGCGCTTTCTGCCCGGCGTGGAACTGCGAAACAGCCGCACGGTGCTGCTCGTCAACGCGGTCCTTCCCGACATCAAAAACTCTCTCGACGCTTTTTTCCCGAAACAGATCGTATAG
- the pheT gene encoding phenylalanine--tRNA ligase subunit beta gives MLLSINWLKDFITLGAPLEEIAEKLTVTGTEIESVARPCAAVKGVRIAKIVECSQHPTKSGLKVTRLDVGEKEYPLCVTAAPNVKVGDVIPWFAPGSSTAGGMELEYRDFDGFNSAGMMASAKELGVPDLTDVYGILILPQDAPLGADAGAWLGLDDTVFDMSVTPNRGDLLSVLGAALEIHALFPQCDLHVPAVPKPGYDGEWTLPFEGITLESEGCRAYRLGMADSVRIAPAPLQAGVRLCMSGMRPINNIVDATNYAMLALGQPLHAFDAASLPGRNIGVRAARDGEELVTLDGKTHKLLPSDLVISSSGVGVALAGVMGGLNSEITDKTEHVLLESANFAAPFVSKTSRRLGIPSEASFRYSRGVDPLLTETAMNYALHLMERWGGVRAFSRSLYAQNGEIRPARVPLTAGKMKKILVWDDMNGAEAILKRLGIERAAGGRDNAEYEVPTRRCDIAIEEDLIEEVGRIRGYDAIEPTIPVLHRAGALSPAMRLQRLLRSVAIGRGYTEAVTLSFISPESLTLLRYPEAGQCKVVANPISADMSVMRPSLLPGLLDGVGKAVRGGWRDPVRVFEFGRVFVPGNGAVKEVERIGGVAFSGKEKRALYASSKEDFMLVKGDVEALAQSCNAALTFRRAQRADGHAGQTAEILFDGKTVGYLMCLKPDIAAQLDLDTPLYAFELDVEPFMDAPLPRYAKNNAYPPVYRDISMLVAKDVPADKVIADIREAAGSLLSTVRLFDVYEGQGVPEGFRSMAFSMAYRLGERTLKDAEVEEEHNGVRSGLEQKGYKLR, from the coding sequence ATGCTGCTCTCCATCAACTGGCTGAAAGATTTCATCACGCTCGGCGCGCCTCTTGAAGAGATCGCCGAGAAGCTGACGGTGACGGGGACCGAGATCGAGTCGGTCGCCCGTCCCTGCGCGGCCGTCAAGGGCGTGCGCATCGCCAAGATCGTCGAGTGCTCGCAGCATCCGACCAAATCCGGTCTGAAAGTGACCCGCCTGGACGTGGGGGAGAAGGAGTATCCGCTCTGCGTCACCGCGGCGCCGAACGTGAAGGTGGGCGACGTGATCCCCTGGTTCGCGCCCGGCTCGTCGACGGCCGGCGGCATGGAGCTGGAGTATCGCGATTTCGACGGTTTCAACAGCGCCGGCATGATGGCGTCGGCCAAGGAACTGGGCGTGCCCGATCTGACCGACGTGTACGGCATCCTCATCCTGCCGCAGGACGCGCCGCTCGGCGCCGATGCCGGCGCGTGGCTGGGGCTGGACGACACGGTCTTCGACATGTCGGTGACGCCGAACCGCGGCGATCTGCTCAGCGTTCTCGGCGCGGCGCTGGAGATCCACGCGCTGTTCCCGCAGTGCGATCTGCACGTGCCCGCCGTTCCCAAGCCGGGCTACGACGGCGAGTGGACGCTGCCGTTCGAAGGGATCACGCTCGAAAGCGAAGGCTGCCGCGCCTACCGCCTCGGCATGGCCGATTCGGTCCGGATCGCGCCGGCGCCGTTGCAGGCCGGCGTGAGACTGTGCATGTCGGGCATGCGCCCCATCAACAACATCGTCGACGCCACCAACTACGCGATGCTCGCCCTCGGCCAGCCGCTGCACGCTTTCGACGCGGCCAGCCTGCCCGGGCGCAACATCGGCGTGCGCGCCGCCCGAGACGGCGAGGAACTCGTCACGCTCGACGGCAAAACCCACAAGTTGCTGCCCTCCGACCTTGTCATCTCCAGCAGCGGCGTCGGCGTGGCGCTGGCCGGCGTCATGGGCGGGCTCAACTCGGAAATCACCGACAAGACGGAACACGTTCTGCTGGAGAGCGCCAACTTCGCGGCTCCCTTCGTCAGCAAGACGTCGCGCCGCCTCGGCATCCCCAGCGAAGCTTCGTTCCGCTATTCCCGCGGCGTCGATCCGCTGCTGACGGAGACCGCCATGAACTACGCGCTGCATCTGATGGAGCGGTGGGGCGGCGTGCGCGCCTTCTCGCGCAGCCTTTACGCCCAGAACGGCGAGATCCGGCCGGCCCGCGTGCCTCTGACGGCGGGAAAGATGAAGAAGATCCTCGTCTGGGACGACATGAACGGGGCCGAGGCGATCCTGAAGCGCCTCGGCATCGAAAGAGCGGCCGGCGGTCGGGACAACGCCGAATACGAAGTGCCGACACGCCGCTGCGATATCGCCATCGAAGAGGACCTGATCGAGGAAGTCGGACGCATCCGCGGTTACGACGCGATCGAGCCGACGATCCCCGTTCTGCACCGCGCCGGAGCGCTCAGTCCGGCCATGCGGCTGCAGCGCCTGCTCCGTTCCGTGGCGATCGGCCGCGGCTATACCGAAGCGGTGACGCTGAGCTTTATCAGTCCCGAGAGCCTGACGCTGCTTCGTTATCCCGAGGCCGGCCAATGCAAGGTCGTGGCCAACCCGATCAGCGCCGACATGTCGGTGATGCGCCCTTCGCTGCTTCCCGGGCTGCTGGACGGCGTCGGCAAAGCGGTGCGCGGCGGCTGGCGCGATCCTGTCCGCGTCTTCGAGTTCGGCCGCGTCTTCGTGCCGGGAAACGGCGCTGTCAAAGAGGTGGAGCGCATCGGCGGCGTCGCCTTCAGCGGCAAGGAAAAACGCGCACTCTACGCCTCCTCGAAAGAGGATTTCATGCTGGTCAAGGGCGACGTGGAAGCGCTGGCCCAAAGCTGCAACGCCGCGCTGACGTTCCGCCGGGCGCAGCGCGCCGACGGGCACGCCGGCCAGACGGCCGAGATCCTGTTCGACGGCAAGACCGTCGGCTATCTGATGTGCCTGAAGCCCGACATCGCCGCTCAGCTCGATCTTGACACGCCGCTGTACGCTTTTGAACTGGACGTGGAGCCTTTCATGGACGCGCCGCTGCCGCGTTACGCCAAGAACAACGCCTATCCGCCGGTCTACCGCGACATTTCCATGCTCGTTGCCAAGGATGTGCCCGCCGACAAGGTGATCGCCGACATCCGCGAAGCGGCCGGCTCGCTGCTGAGCACCGTGCGCCTTTTCGACGTCTACGAAGGCCAGGGCGTGCCGGAAGGATTCCGCAGCATGGCTTTCTCGATGGCGTACCGTCTGGGCGAGCGCACGCTGAAAGACGCCGAAGTGGAAGAGGAACACAACGGCGTTCGTTCGGGGCTTGAACAAAAGGGCTATAAGCTGAGATAA
- the pheS gene encoding phenylalanine--tRNA ligase subunit alpha — protein sequence MSSEIALEIEKIRAVVESVLKDGATLESLNDCRIAVFGKKGAMTGLQKMLGKLSPQERPEMGKIINGAKVEFQSQLDEAIETLERRRLTEMELRDRVDVTQPFRGRAYGGAHPVVQVTMDVLEVLEGLGFVTVTGPEIETDFFNFEALNIPPHHPARDMQDTFYFGDGRLLRTHTSGMEIHAMLDMGAPLRVACPGRVYRRDNDPTHSPMFHQVEGLVVDKSISVGDLKGCLEAMIHGVFGRKLKARYRASYFPFTEPSMEVDIECFKCGGSDARCQICKGTGWLEIGGMGMCHPNVLRYGGIDPDKYNGFAWGMGLDRIAMLKYGLTDLRALFDGDVSYLLSGRHE from the coding sequence ATGAGCAGTGAAATCGCTCTTGAAATAGAGAAAATCCGCGCGGTCGTCGAGTCGGTTCTGAAAGACGGCGCTACGCTCGAATCGCTGAACGACTGCCGGATCGCGGTCTTCGGCAAGAAGGGCGCGATGACGGGCCTGCAGAAAATGCTGGGCAAGCTGTCGCCGCAGGAGCGCCCCGAAATGGGCAAGATCATCAACGGCGCCAAAGTCGAGTTTCAGAGCCAGCTCGACGAGGCGATCGAAACGCTCGAACGCCGTCGCTTGACCGAGATGGAACTGCGCGACCGCGTCGACGTTACGCAGCCCTTCCGCGGCCGGGCCTACGGCGGCGCGCATCCCGTCGTGCAGGTGACGATGGACGTGCTGGAAGTCCTGGAAGGGCTGGGATTCGTGACCGTGACCGGGCCGGAGATCGAGACGGATTTCTTCAACTTCGAAGCGCTGAACATCCCGCCGCACCATCCGGCCCGCGACATGCAGGACACGTTTTACTTCGGCGACGGCCGATTGCTGCGCACGCATACTTCCGGCATGGAGATCCACGCCATGCTCGACATGGGCGCGCCGCTGCGCGTGGCCTGCCCGGGGCGCGTCTATCGCCGCGACAACGACCCTACGCACTCGCCGATGTTCCATCAGGTCGAAGGCCTGGTTGTCGACAAGTCCATTTCCGTCGGCGACCTTAAGGGCTGCCTGGAAGCGATGATCCACGGCGTTTTCGGCAGGAAGCTGAAAGCCCGCTACCGCGCCAGCTACTTTCCGTTCACCGAGCCGTCGATGGAAGTCGACATCGAGTGCTTCAAGTGCGGCGGTTCCGACGCTCGCTGCCAGATCTGCAAGGGTACCGGCTGGCTCGAGATCGGCGGCATGGGCATGTGCCATCCCAACGTGCTGCGCTACGGCGGCATCGATCCCGACAAATACAACGGCTTCGCCTGGGGCATGGGGCTCGACCGCATCGCCATGCTCAAATACGGACTGACGGATCTCCGCGCGCTGTTCGACGGCGACGTTTCCTATCTTCTTTCCGGGAGGCATGAATAA
- the rplT gene encoding 50S ribosomal protein L20 encodes MRVKAASSSDRKYKKLFSITKGFFGHKKNNYRRAREAYLHALSSMFKDRRRKKRDFRRLWISRINAAARMEGMSYSFFMNGLKKAGIEVNRKMLADLAVNDMAAFRGIAEQARQALAK; translated from the coding sequence ATGCGCGTTAAAGCAGCCAGTTCCAGCGATAGAAAGTACAAGAAGCTTTTTTCCATCACCAAGGGATTCTTCGGCCATAAGAAGAACAATTACCGCCGCGCCCGCGAAGCCTATCTGCACGCCCTGAGCAGCATGTTCAAGGACCGCCGCCGCAAGAAGAGGGATTTCCGCCGCCTGTGGATCTCCCGCATCAACGCGGCCGCGCGCATGGAGGGCATGTCGTACAGTTTCTTCATGAACGGCCTGAAGAAGGCCGGCATCGAAGTGAACCGCAAGATGCTTGCCGATCTTGCCGTCAACGACATGGCAGCCTTCCGCGGCATCGCCGAGCAGGCTCGTCAGGCGTTGGCCAAGTAA
- the rpmI gene encoding 50S ribosomal protein L35 gives MVWKAKTHSGAKKRFSYTGNGKIKYQKNGRRHLLSTKNAKRHRRLRQAGLLANGQEEMLRLMMPGK, from the coding sequence ATGGTCTGGAAAGCAAAGACTCATTCCGGCGCGAAAAAGCGCTTTTCGTACACGGGCAACGGCAAGATCAAGTATCAGAAGAACGGACGTCGTCACCTTCTGAGCACCAAGAACGCCAAGAGACATCGCCGGCTGCGCCAGGCGGGGCTTCTTGCCAACGGGCAGGAAGAGATGCTGCGTCTGATGATGCCCGGCAAATAA
- the infC gene encoding translation initiation factor IF-3, with translation MSDEPRVNEEISAEQVLVIDNEGRKLGVMTPAEGIAAAEERELDLVEVAPDGNLPVCRILDFGKYRYQQQKRDKYARKKQKVQALKEIKMRPKIDEHDYDFKTKAVIKFLESGHRVKVSIFFRGREMAFLDKGREVINRVAADCAAVGKMDEEPRMEGRYMRALFVPLPGSARGDGKE, from the coding sequence ATGTCCGACGAGCCGAGAGTGAACGAAGAGATCAGCGCCGAGCAGGTCCTTGTGATCGACAACGAGGGCAGGAAACTGGGCGTCATGACTCCGGCTGAAGGAATCGCCGCAGCGGAAGAGCGCGAGCTGGATCTCGTGGAGGTCGCGCCGGACGGAAATCTGCCCGTGTGCCGCATCCTTGATTTTGGCAAGTACCGCTACCAGCAGCAGAAGCGCGACAAGTACGCCCGCAAGAAACAGAAAGTGCAGGCGCTCAAGGAGATCAAGATGCGTCCCAAGATCGACGAGCACGATTACGATTTCAAGACGAAAGCCGTGATCAAGTTCCTCGAAAGCGGGCACCGCGTGAAAGTGTCCATATTCTTCCGCGGCAGAGAGATGGCGTTTTTGGACAAGGGCCGTGAGGTCATCAACCGCGTTGCGGCTGACTGCGCCGCCGTCGGCAAGATGGACGAAGAGCCGCGCATGGAAGGCCGCTACATGAGAGCGTTGTTTGTGCCGCTTCCTGGTTCCGCCAGAGGCGACGGTAAAGAATAG
- a CDS encoding LuxR C-terminal-related transcriptional regulator — MICAASKKDYYFSERIRRRMERIPSHRLTAVEAPSGFGKTTAVREYLSALSDGARVVWRTIGEENRLGEWEVLCRVVGEADPQCGNELGALAVPWDDECLPRMEAALAAMRHDGEVYLVVDNYQFVRSRIPERYLRAFYGALPEGVHLILVTQLVNPVPRAIVVDAQVNHIRREHLDFDTADIAAYYGQLGLRLTGEQAEGIRRLTGGWAAGVYLTALAYSEAGTLQAANDVGALIRATVWNKLSGADRLFLLRLCNFGSFDLETARFLNETDWIDENILDMLERNGFVWHDMGERRYYVHSILQLYVKKEFDACSGAFRERVLRLTAQWHEKQGDNFLALRYYALIGDFRAALSLPLATSDFSSNASAENRKLLLSVLDRCPPEIRAEFPRAMIVFAFALFIYNETERVVALAREVERNVAASAMSDEEKRRLTGEIVFLTAFLAHNDFAAMAAGYKRAVELMGGPTSIINMKGPWTFGAPSILYMFYRSAAECDVQILEKNLPYYLAAARGHGAGADVVMRGELQFNRGDFEVAEITAHRAAYAAREAQQLNVELCAHFLLAQIALAIGDAAEYRSAVGALREKARASKSAVHLNMLGLCEGFLGAECGVGKVPGWLAEGDVASRVRFMTRPYANVVYAKSLLDAKKYARLAGIGAELEKAAAFYPNAMARIYTGLHVAAAHEALGAAEEAERALRGALDIALPDGVILPLAQNFGALSPILKRLLAREFLNAAALKRISALAKVWSQNLQCARAALLGAAALLSEREREVAGLVARGLTNDEIARQMHVSVATVKSFLTRAFRKTGVASRAELAAWLLRWEN; from the coding sequence ATGATCTGCGCCGCGTCGAAGAAGGACTACTATTTTTCCGAACGGATCCGCCGCCGTATGGAGCGCATCCCGTCGCACCGCCTGACGGCGGTCGAGGCGCCTTCGGGCTTCGGCAAGACCACGGCGGTGCGCGAGTATCTGAGCGCGCTGTCCGACGGGGCGCGCGTCGTCTGGCGCACCATCGGCGAGGAGAACCGCCTCGGCGAATGGGAGGTGCTCTGCCGCGTCGTGGGCGAGGCCGATCCCCAGTGCGGAAACGAGCTGGGCGCGCTGGCCGTGCCATGGGACGACGAATGCCTGCCGCGCATGGAAGCGGCGCTCGCGGCCATGCGCCATGACGGCGAAGTCTACCTTGTCGTGGACAATTACCAGTTTGTGCGCAGCCGTATCCCCGAGCGTTACCTGAGGGCTTTTTACGGCGCGCTGCCCGAGGGCGTCCACCTGATCCTCGTCACGCAGCTCGTCAATCCCGTGCCCCGCGCGATCGTCGTCGACGCGCAGGTCAACCACATCCGCAGGGAGCATCTCGATTTCGACACGGCGGACATCGCCGCCTACTACGGCCAGCTCGGCCTGCGCCTCACGGGCGAGCAGGCCGAAGGGATCCGGCGCCTCACCGGCGGCTGGGCGGCCGGCGTGTACCTGACGGCGCTGGCCTATTCCGAGGCGGGGACGCTGCAGGCCGCCAACGACGTGGGAGCTCTGATCCGCGCCACCGTCTGGAACAAACTGAGCGGCGCCGACCGTCTGTTTCTGCTGCGTCTGTGCAATTTCGGCAGCTTCGATCTCGAGACGGCGCGCTTTCTCAACGAGACCGACTGGATCGACGAGAACATTCTCGACATGCTGGAGCGCAACGGTTTTGTCTGGCACGACATGGGCGAGCGGCGCTATTACGTCCACAGCATCCTCCAGCTCTACGTCAAAAAGGAGTTCGACGCGTGCTCCGGCGCGTTTCGCGAGCGTGTGCTGCGGCTGACGGCGCAGTGGCATGAAAAGCAGGGGGACAACTTTCTCGCCCTGCGTTACTACGCCCTGATCGGCGACTTCCGAGCGGCGCTGAGTCTGCCGCTGGCGACGTCGGACTTCTCCTCGAACGCCTCGGCGGAGAACAGGAAGCTGCTGCTCTCGGTGCTGGACCGCTGCCCGCCGGAGATCCGCGCCGAGTTTCCCCGCGCCATGATCGTCTTCGCCTTCGCGCTCTTCATTTACAACGAGACCGAACGCGTCGTAGCGCTGGCCCGCGAAGTGGAGAGAAACGTTGCCGCCAGCGCCATGAGCGACGAAGAGAAGCGCCGCCTCACCGGCGAGATCGTTTTCCTCACGGCGTTCCTGGCGCACAACGATTTCGCCGCAATGGCCGCCGGCTATAAGCGCGCCGTCGAGCTGATGGGCGGTCCCACGTCGATCATCAACATGAAAGGGCCATGGACGTTCGGCGCGCCGTCGATCCTCTACATGTTTTACCGGTCCGCCGCCGAATGCGACGTACAGATCCTCGAGAAGAACCTGCCTTATTATCTCGCCGCCGCCCGCGGCCACGGCGCCGGTGCCGACGTGGTGATGCGCGGCGAGCTGCAGTTCAATCGGGGCGACTTCGAGGTCGCGGAGATCACGGCTCATCGCGCCGCCTATGCGGCGCGGGAAGCCCAGCAGCTCAACGTCGAACTGTGCGCGCATTTTTTGCTGGCGCAGATCGCCCTCGCCATAGGCGACGCCGCGGAGTACCGGTCCGCCGTCGGCGCGCTGCGCGAAAAAGCCCGCGCTTCGAAGTCCGCCGTTCATCTCAACATGCTCGGCCTCTGCGAGGGTTTCCTCGGCGCGGAATGCGGCGTCGGCAAGGTGCCCGGGTGGCTGGCGGAAGGCGACGTCGCGTCGCGCGTGCGCTTCATGACCCGCCCGTATGCCAACGTAGTTTACGCCAAGTCGCTCCTTGATGCGAAAAAATATGCCCGGCTGGCCGGCATCGGCGCGGAACTGGAAAAAGCGGCCGCGTTCTATCCCAACGCGATGGCGCGCATTTACACAGGCCTCCACGTGGCTGCCGCTCACGAAGCGCTGGGCGCGGCGGAAGAGGCGGAGCGCGCATTGCGCGGCGCGCTGGACATCGCGTTGCCCGACGGCGTGATCCTGCCGTTGGCGCAGAACTTCGGCGCCCTGTCGCCGATCCTAAAGCGCCTGCTCGCCCGGGAATTTCTGAACGCCGCGGCGCTGAAAAGAATTTCCGCGCTGGCGAAGGTCTGGTCGCAGAACCTTCAGTGTGCGCGCGCAGCGCTGCTGGGCGCGGCGGCGCTGCTTTCGGAGCGCGAGCGCGAAGTGGCCGGGCTGGTGGCCCGCGGGCTGACGAACGACGAGATCGCCCGGCAGATGCACGTCTCCGTGGCGACGGTCAAATCGTTTCTGACACGGGCGTTCCGCAAGACCGGCGTCGCTTCCCGCGCCGAGCTGGCCGCCTGGCTGCTGCGATGGGAAAACTGA